One part of the Dyadobacter sp. 676 genome encodes these proteins:
- the rpsG gene encoding 30S ribosomal protein S7 has translation MRKSKPKKRYILPDPKFRDVQVTKFVNNLMYEGKKSIAFTIFYDALELVEKKTSENGLETWKKALNNVTPSVEVKSRRVGGATFQVPTEVRPERKQSLGMKWLINYARKRGEKTMVDRLAGEIIAAAKGEGAAVKKKDDTHRMADANKAFSHFRF, from the coding sequence ATGAGAAAGTCGAAACCTAAAAAGAGATATATCCTTCCTGATCCGAAGTTCCGGGACGTGCAGGTTACCAAATTCGTTAACAACCTGATGTACGAAGGAAAGAAGAGTATCGCATTCACCATTTTCTACGACGCATTGGAACTGGTTGAGAAGAAAACCAGCGAAAATGGTCTGGAGACCTGGAAAAAAGCATTGAACAATGTGACTCCTTCCGTGGAAGTGAAAAGCCGCCGTGTAGGTGGTGCTACTTTCCAGGTTCCTACGGAAGTTCGTCCGGAGCGTAAGCAGTCACTCGGCATGAAATGGTTGATCAACTACGCACGTAAGCGTGGCGAGAAAACCATGGTCGACCGTCTGGCCGGCGAAATTATCGCCGCTGCGAAAGGTGAAGGCGCTGCTGTGAAGAAGAAAGACGATACGCACCGTATGGCAGATGCCAACAAGGCGTTCTCGCACTTCCGTTTCTAA
- the rpsL gene encoding 30S ribosomal protein S12, whose protein sequence is MPTISQLVRKGRETITWKSKSPALDSCPQRRGVCTRVYTTTPKKPNSALRKVARVRLSNNKEVNAYIPGEGHNLQEHSIVLIRGGRVKDLPGVRYHIIRGALDTAGVNGRKQRRSKYGAKRPKPGQAPAAPAKGKKK, encoded by the coding sequence ATGCCTACTATTTCACAATTAGTCCGTAAAGGTAGAGAGACCATTACATGGAAATCCAAGTCTCCGGCTTTGGATTCATGCCCTCAGCGCAGGGGCGTGTGCACCCGGGTGTACACTACTACGCCTAAGAAGCCCAACTCGGCGCTTCGTAAAGTAGCGCGTGTTCGCTTGTCGAACAACAAGGAGGTGAACGCCTACATCCCAGGTGAAGGCCACAACCTGCAAGAGCACTCGATCGTATTGATCCGCGGTGGTCGTGTGAAGGATTTGCCAGGTGTTCGTTACCACATCATCCGTGGTGCGTTGGATACCGCAGGTGTTAACGGACGTAAACAACGTCGTTCTAAATATGGCGCTAAGCGTCCGAAACCAGGACAAGCTCCGGCAGCACCAGCAAAAGGTAAGAAAAAATAA
- the fusA gene encoding elongation factor G, which produces MARDLRLTRNIGIAAHIDAGKTTTTERILYYAGVSHKIGEVHDGAATMDWMEQEQERGITITSAATTVNWNYRGEKYHINIIDTPGHVDFTVEVNRSLRVLDGLVFLFSAVDGVEPQSETNWRLANNYNVARIGFVNKMDRSGADFLKVCNQVKEMLGSYAVPLQLPIGAEDTFRGVVDLVNFRGIEWNEADKGMTFTEVPIPDDMLEEATEWREKLLEAVAEFDETLMEKYFEDPNSITEDEILAALRAATISMKIVPMVCGSSFKNKGVQTMLDYVMAILPSPLDRENIKGTDPRTGNEVSRKPSESDPFCALAFKIATDPYVGRLCFIRSYSGVLESGSYVLNNRSGNKERISRIFQMHANKQNQIERLEAGDIGAVVGFKDIKTGDTLSDEKAPIVLESMVFPEPVIGYAIEPKKAADSDNFSKAITKLIEEDPTLQVESNEETGQTIIKGMGELHLEIIIDRMRREFKVEVNQGAPQVAYKEILTKNYEHREVYKKQTGGRGKFADIVFEIGPRDDAEPGQEVKPGLQFVNEIVGGAIPREFIAPVQKGFEAAMANGALAGYPLDSMKVRLFHGSFHDVDSDSLSFELAAKLGFKEAARHAGPKLMEPIMAVEVLTPDEYTGPITGDLNRRRGIMRGMDTRNGAQVIKADVPLSELFGYVTDLRTMSSGRATASLTFSHYEIVPQNIADAVIEKAKGLVKA; this is translated from the coding sequence ATGGCACGTGATTTAAGATTAACAAGAAACATAGGTATTGCTGCGCACATCGATGCCGGTAAAACGACAACAACGGAGCGTATCCTTTACTACGCGGGGGTAAGCCACAAAATCGGAGAGGTGCACGATGGTGCCGCTACGATGGACTGGATGGAGCAGGAGCAGGAGCGTGGTATCACCATTACATCCGCTGCTACGACCGTTAACTGGAACTACCGCGGCGAAAAATACCACATCAATATCATCGATACCCCGGGGCACGTGGACTTTACCGTTGAGGTAAACCGTTCACTTCGTGTATTGGATGGTCTGGTGTTCCTTTTCAGTGCAGTAGATGGTGTTGAGCCTCAGTCTGAAACCAACTGGCGTCTTGCTAACAATTATAATGTAGCACGTATCGGTTTCGTGAACAAAATGGATCGTTCCGGTGCCGACTTTCTGAAAGTTTGCAATCAGGTAAAAGAAATGCTGGGCAGCTACGCTGTACCGCTTCAATTGCCTATCGGCGCGGAGGATACTTTCCGTGGCGTAGTTGACCTCGTTAACTTCCGCGGTATCGAATGGAACGAAGCGGATAAAGGTATGACTTTCACCGAAGTGCCTATTCCCGACGATATGCTGGAAGAAGCTACCGAATGGAGAGAGAAATTGCTCGAAGCGGTTGCCGAATTCGACGAGACTTTGATGGAGAAATATTTCGAGGATCCAAACTCGATCACGGAAGATGAAATCCTTGCTGCATTGCGTGCCGCGACTATCAGCATGAAGATCGTTCCGATGGTTTGCGGGTCATCTTTCAAGAACAAGGGTGTCCAAACCATGCTCGATTACGTGATGGCTATCCTGCCTTCGCCACTCGACCGAGAGAATATCAAAGGTACAGATCCACGCACAGGTAACGAAGTAAGCCGTAAGCCGTCGGAATCGGATCCTTTCTGTGCACTTGCGTTCAAAATCGCGACGGACCCTTATGTAGGCCGTCTCTGCTTCATCCGCTCTTATTCGGGTGTGCTTGAATCAGGTTCGTATGTATTGAACAACCGTTCGGGTAACAAGGAGCGTATTTCGCGTATTTTCCAGATGCACGCCAACAAGCAAAACCAGATTGAAAGACTGGAAGCGGGCGACATCGGCGCGGTAGTGGGTTTTAAAGATATCAAAACAGGGGATACCCTTTCCGACGAAAAGGCACCGATCGTACTGGAATCAATGGTGTTCCCGGAGCCGGTAATCGGTTATGCGATCGAGCCTAAGAAGGCTGCCGACAGCGATAACTTCTCGAAAGCGATCACCAAGCTGATCGAAGAAGACCCAACTCTTCAGGTTGAATCCAACGAGGAGACTGGTCAGACGATCATCAAAGGTATGGGTGAGCTTCACCTTGAAATCATCATCGACCGTATGCGTCGGGAGTTCAAGGTGGAAGTAAACCAGGGCGCGCCTCAGGTTGCTTACAAAGAGATCCTTACGAAAAATTACGAACACCGCGAGGTTTATAAGAAACAAACCGGTGGTCGCGGTAAGTTTGCGGATATCGTATTCGAAATCGGGCCACGCGACGATGCTGAACCAGGACAGGAAGTTAAACCAGGTCTGCAGTTTGTGAACGAAATCGTTGGTGGTGCTATCCCCCGCGAATTCATCGCTCCTGTTCAGAAAGGTTTTGAAGCCGCAATGGCAAACGGTGCATTGGCCGGATATCCATTGGATTCGATGAAAGTGCGTCTGTTCCATGGTTCATTCCACGATGTTGACTCCGATTCGCTGTCATTCGAATTAGCTGCGAAGCTTGGTTTCAAAGAAGCTGCACGCCATGCGGGTCCTAAACTGATGGAGCCTATCATGGCGGTTGAAGTTCTGACTCCGGACGAGTATACGGGTCCTATCACAGGTGACCTGAACCGTCGCCGTGGTATCATGCGCGGTATGGACACCCGTAACGGTGCACAGGTAATTAAAGCTGACGTACCTCTTTCTGAACTGTTCGGTTATGTAACCGACCTTCGTACGATGTCATCCGGCCGCGCTACCGCGTCCCTGACATTCTCTCACTACGAGATCGTACCTCAGAACATCGCTGATGCTGTGATCGAGAAAGCAAAAGGACTTGTTAAAGCCTAA